The following coding sequences are from one Lysinibacillus sp. FSL W8-0992 window:
- a CDS encoding TraR/DksA C4-type zinc finger protein, protein MEQQMIEKFKKQLEQELQEIEQQLEESERPQATELSNYDNHPADNASDLTDQLTEMAIDEHRSDHAEEIKNALQAIEDGTYGKCAECGEEIPLGRLEAMPHALTCVEHAEQREDQIRPVEEEVLSALPKSDDFEELEEFGSSDTPSDKM, encoded by the coding sequence ATGGAACAACAAATGATAGAAAAGTTTAAAAAACAATTAGAGCAGGAATTACAGGAAATAGAGCAGCAGCTAGAGGAATCAGAGCGACCACAGGCAACAGAGCTCTCCAATTATGATAATCATCCAGCTGATAATGCGAGTGATTTAACTGATCAGCTTACAGAAATGGCTATTGATGAGCATCGTAGTGACCATGCGGAGGAGATCAAAAATGCCCTGCAAGCTATTGAAGATGGAACATATGGTAAGTGTGCAGAATGTGGTGAAGAAATTCCGCTAGGTCGCTTAGAAGCGATGCCACATGCATTGACATGTGTAGAGCATGCGGAGCAACGAGAAGATCAAATACGACCAGTAGAAGAAGAGGTACTATCAGCATTACCAAAATCAGATGATTTCGAAGAGCTTGAGGAATTTGGCTCGTCAGATACGCCATCAGATAAAATGTAA